Part of the Diprion similis isolate iyDipSimi1 chromosome 4, iyDipSimi1.1, whole genome shotgun sequence genome is shown below.
ACGTCTTCAGCGAGGCGTGAAGACGTTTCGCGATGATGAAGGGAAAAGAGTATGCAGTGTGTATTTCATTTAAACGAAATTAAATGTAGGACTTGTTCGTTCTTCTTTACTtgggttttttgtttttattttacctcaATAAATATCGAGAATTGTGAACATCCGCTGCTGATCCAGTTTATCAGTTTATATAACGATCGCGATTCGTAAGCGATTACTTAGTTTCAGACATCGAGAATATAACTGTACAGCTGACCTTGTTCTtgagttcaaaaaatttgccaaCCGTGAAAGTACATCCAAACTTCgggggaaaaatatttcagggaaGTACtgcagaattaattatacaataacttgagaatagaaaattaataaccAGCAGCGTCTTAATAATTACATACGTTTGCCACATTCAATTTAAATCGTATCGATGTTCCGGGTCAACTGTTTTCATCAATCCCTTAGCTAGATCCTTGAGACTTCTTCAACGTATTCTTCGTTCTTTATAATCAATCCCAATACTGTGAACGACACAAATAAGAAACGTCATTATACGTTTGAAGCGCCTACGCACTCAGAGAAATTACTAAATGCAAATAgtttcgtttctttgattGAATCAAATATGCATTCTAATCATTGCATGGAATAAAAATGGTTCAtgataaatttaaacaatttatttttctaagaaATATGTGTTCAGTCAACGGTATTAGTAATGTCAAATACATCGCTCACCCAGATATCGTCATCCTTGTTTTTGTTACCGTCACGGTTGCCTCCTTCGTCATGTGTTTGTGTATCGCTCGATTTGGTTTTATCAAACTCGCCATTGCCTTGACTTCTATTAGCCCAGTTGTcatgtacataaaaaaaaacatacgaaGTTACAATTTTTCGACATGTAccactattttctttttctaataaaAGAGCGAGGGATCATTGGTAGTTTGaatccaaaatttcgaccagatTCTGCATTAACTTCGGCTTCGACCTTGAATTTGAAGGGAGATTCGCTTTTGTTAaataacttgaatattttcaacttttgactaaaatttttccaactaaACTGGCAGATAATTTCATTCTCTACAACGATGgtcattacattttttttttttaactacgaTTGAGATTTCCTGACTTTGGCCTGAAAATCGGAGGCGAAAttgaattcttgaattttctcgTTTGTTATCAACTTTAgagcataaaaaaatgttaacaatCTTTTAGGGAACGGAATTCAACCCTTCTCCTCTTCCCCTTTACCCCTCACCCTTTTCCACCCCAACGATTAGTAATAGAAAATAgtggtaagaaaaaattgcaacctTAAATGTTTTACAGTGGCGAATCAAAATCGatcaaaacaaatataaataaatcttaCATACTGGCGAGCGTATAATTATAGCCTCTGGCATTAAAtcgtttttattacatttcattCGTATATTTCTAATGTTTTATGGGTAAAATTGGATTTCTATTTCTTATCAAAACATTTGTAACTAGTGTAAATAACAAATAAGTATACATAAAGGCATTTCAACCCATATGAGCAAACAATGCTTATCATTAACGAAAGCCAAATACTATCTTTATTTTGCAAGTATAGAAATCTGACAATTATTAATATACTATGTAATTCATTTCAGACAAACACTTCGATGTGAGTGTCCATGAAATATGAGTTTACTCCTCCTTCATTATCAGAGTTGTgcttgaaatttatgaaaattaaacttcAAAAAATCGTGCACGATTATGTCATCCTTACCCATGTAACAATGGCTCCAAGCCTTGACTGTGAGAGCCTACGGAGTCTTCGCGCTTATGAAGTTTGTGCGCCGAAAAATATCCGTATCTAGCTGtaagcaaattttattttataaaagtttgaaaaaaatttagctgATAGAAAGTTCAAATTCGCACTTTATTACGTTACGTATTCGTGGCGGTACAAATAAAGGAACTTCATTGGGAAGAGCTTATATTGGTTATAACAAGAgctgtattttgtttttttcttttatttgcataaattaattaaatatctaTAGCAACACTTACGATTTGCTTGATCGCTCATAACGATAACGGTTAGGATCACtaaaagaaagatgaaataCTTTGACATTTTTAGCACAAAATCAAcgcgatattatatatacttccACTATATAACAGCCAAGAGTAAACGTTGGGTATGACTGTACCGACTCAGGACTGGTTTCGCTTATTTATAGTAAATTTCTGGCATTTAATTCGCTGTATATCGCGAACTCTTATACATATTTGCATATCAATAGATATAACGGCAAATAGCCGAATATCGTAGGCGAgataattatatttactttATACAACACAGTCTACAGGTGGGACTTCCTCAGTTtcgttaaaaacaaaattcgttTTCCATGTCTTTCCCACCAAATGTCGCGAATTACGAATTATGACCATCGTCGCCGGTTCAACCTCCCATTAATATGCTGCTGGTCAAGTCTTCAATGATAAAGTGATACCAGTCTAGGTGAGCCGACACGCAGTTCAGGGAAAGTAAGTATTTTTAGCTACAATGATTATATCCAATGGACTGGAGTTGGTCCCGATCAATTCTAAGCAAAAATATGAGaagattcttgaaaaattcatgtgtttttagaaaaatcagcgaattcattttacataacataaaaaaaaaaaaaaagtttccctgAAGATTAGCTAAACaatgttttgtttaaaaaatttatcgataactttttggtattactattattcaaatttaattttcatatcgTCTTTAttgtcgttgattttttttcagagttttaTCATCGTCACACACTTATGCAAACACTAACTAAACTCTTATAGAtggaggttaggttaggttaggttaggttaagttaggttaTTTCAGGCTAGCTTCCATTCCAGTAATGAGACTTATAAAAAGTATCGTATGTGGTATAGATATTCAAcgtccatttttatttataatatttcctCTTTTCTTAATTTCCAAGATTgcgagtttttcaaatttatgagACAATATGCAGTATAATTACTGCAGGAAAATAGGTAGAAGCTAATCGTAAGACGTGTCCAGGATTCTTATAATTTACGAATCGCCATTTCCGTCCGAGAAGAGTCAGGGCCGAAGTTATAATCGCACTTTATCTCCTGCCGAGTCCACCCAGCAGCCCTGATAGTCCTGAGAGTCCGCCGCTTCCCAGGATCCCGCTGCCTCCAATTCCTTGTCCTCCAAGTCCACCGATTCCGCCATTTCCGCCTCCTTGTTGCCCTCCTCCTTGGCCACCTCCATTGCCCGAACCTCCACCGCCATTTCCGCCGTTATTGCCGCCATTTTGAGCTAAGGATAAAAAGATGAAGGCCACGTCAATTTTGAGTTggagatttattattatcaaataattGCTTCTTCCGATAccgatatttcaaaattaggGTATCAGTCGATAATTAATCCGATTCCTAGTTGCAGATTATTATAGATATCTCaactattttcgttttttaccaTAAACACAAAATATGGTTTCGGATACCAAATGAAAACTATTTTAGTACAGCTTGTAGTAGCGGCAAGCAAACAATCTAATGTTATTATATTGTTATGTGATACTTTTCTTTACGACAATGCTTACTTGTAGTAGGTACTTTACTTTCTTTTAGCTACTGCGATAATTTTATCTTTGTGCAAAAACCGTACAGAAACAGattcaatattacaataacCGTAAAATGTAGCGTTAGCAACTATGATCACACTAAACATTCACTTGTTACAGATTTCCTTGTTATCGGAACAATATTTGATTccttattataataaatttatacattttacaagaattttctagtaattatataataaatgaaattttttccagtgCATACGCTTGATAATCAATTACGTATCATTCTCGTGTGGATTCGGTAATCCGAGATAAGCACCAAAACTTTTACtaccattgaaaaaaaaactgagatgAGAAGGATCAGCGACGGGTTCTGTAACGAGTGTTAAATATCGATGATAAGGATCTTCAGCTTGTAGAAGATCTCGAGTGGCTCGACCGCTACCGGCTGTATAAAAATTGGACAAGTAACCACGAAATAGAATTCAGTATGAAAACTGCGCAACGAAACTTGATTGAAATTACTAAATAACCGTGAGACATAAAAATGGAGGAAGAAGATCCAAATGATAGAGACGAGGAAGAATCTCTTCGTGTATAAGCAGAATTGATGATCGAAATAATTCGCTGGACTAACTAATTATAGTCTCACTGCAACAGAAAACGTTTCACAAGCTTGGGCAAGTCGAGTTAACTTGTATCAATCTCGGTAtttgaattatcaaaaatctagccgttgcaataaattttttcaccgcgattaTGTTAACACTTAAATATCGCTAGTtcagcgaataatttttttccatatcacAGAAGAAGTAAatatgtaattgaaaaaatttgtgtcaTAGAAATTGTACAAATCGAGCTAAATTCTTCACCAAAATATTAAACCGATGCTTCACGACTGACAAGAAATTCCATTATAATCGACTCTCTCAATAAGGCCGCCCAGAGTCCATAACAGCTATATACGTTACTTTCTtccaaaatttcacttttattgCCAGCCCTATTCAGAAAGTCTTTTTGACAATCAGCCGCCACTTTTTATTCGGGAAATATGGTTTTTCAAGCCCGTTCCAATCGAAACGGACGATTTAACAATAAACCAATATTCAATAATCGTTGAATACAatacaataattatcaataaaacaTACCCATCGC
Proteins encoded:
- the LOC124405136 gene encoding acanthoscurrin-1-like produces the protein MTKMIAIFLLTVVLFASSAMAQNGGNNGGNGGGGSGNGGGQGGGQQGGGNGGIGGLGGQGIGGSGILGSGGLSGLSGLLGGLGRR